Proteins found in one Geothermobacter hydrogeniphilus genomic segment:
- a CDS encoding sulfite exporter TauE/SafE family protein — protein MTPELIPFLAVSIFVVASLYAGVGHGGASGYLAIMALFSLQPETLKPTALILNIVVAGVGTYLYCSAGQFSWRAFWPFVVTSIPASFMGGYFSLPPEFYRPALGMVLFFAAWRLFVRKDRKDDLAAPPAVFVAMTVGAVLGFASGLIGVGGGIFLSPLMILLGWARVREVSGIAALFILVNSVSGLLGHLSSLQHVPDYAPLLAGVALLGGTIGALCGSRHLPVRTILKAMSLMLVMAGGKMFLI, from the coding sequence ATGACACCCGAACTGATTCCGTTTCTGGCCGTTTCAATCTTTGTCGTCGCGAGCCTGTACGCCGGTGTCGGTCATGGAGGAGCCTCAGGTTACCTGGCGATCATGGCGCTGTTCAGCCTGCAGCCTGAAACCCTGAAACCGACCGCGTTGATCCTCAACATCGTTGTCGCCGGTGTCGGAACCTACCTGTATTGCAGCGCCGGACAATTCTCCTGGCGGGCGTTCTGGCCGTTTGTCGTGACCTCGATTCCGGCCAGTTTCATGGGCGGCTATTTCAGCCTGCCGCCGGAATTCTACCGCCCGGCGCTCGGCATGGTGCTGTTTTTCGCCGCCTGGCGGTTGTTCGTGCGCAAGGATCGCAAGGACGACCTGGCAGCGCCGCCTGCCGTTTTTGTCGCAATGACGGTCGGTGCGGTCCTCGGTTTCGCGTCCGGGCTGATCGGGGTCGGCGGCGGAATTTTCCTCAGCCCGCTGATGATCCTGCTTGGATGGGCGCGGGTTCGCGAAGTGTCGGGCATCGCCGCCCTGTTCATCCTGGTGAACTCGGTATCGGGCCTGCTCGGACACCTGAGCAGTCTGCAGCACGTGCCGGACTACGCCCCCCTGCTGGCGGGTGTGGCGCTGCTGGGCGGAACCATCGGCGCGCTCTGCGGAAGCCGCCATCTGCCTGTAAGAACGATCCTCAAGGCGATGTCATTGATGCTGGTGATGGCAGGAGGGAAGATGTTCCTGATTTAA
- a CDS encoding nitrogen fixation protein NifQ, translating to MYGYSETILKYAIDDSHAGVLEQPDGIGEVGLGAGEAGRKLAVRFMLKCAGERVDTIRYQVFGCGYTMAACAAAAELGEGLSLAELESWSARVIDQQLGGMPRERDYCADLAVKALRAAASSVHARRRVAIVHDPTEEHGPKINVNNPTYRTLMASANPNGCAVEDRHLFACLLAVADSEAAAIHAALGLPAQEFDFLVRRFFPACGWQAKSWSAGAPRLPEINPEIRELLQEHVTMSPDPEVAAWLADILVARAVHPGHLWIAMGLFERPQLSAAIGRHLPSLLAANDKGMRWKRYLFKQVCDLNGGVMCKSPVCGDCSDYSLCFDE from the coding sequence ATGTACGGATACAGCGAAACCATTCTCAAATATGCGATTGATGACAGCCATGCCGGGGTGCTGGAGCAGCCGGACGGGATTGGCGAGGTCGGGCTGGGGGCAGGGGAGGCCGGGCGCAAGCTGGCGGTGCGCTTCATGTTGAAGTGCGCTGGGGAGCGGGTTGATACGATCCGTTACCAGGTCTTCGGCTGCGGCTATACCATGGCGGCTTGCGCGGCCGCGGCGGAGCTGGGTGAAGGACTGTCACTCGCTGAACTGGAAAGCTGGTCGGCCCGTGTGATTGATCAACAACTCGGCGGCATGCCCAGGGAGCGTGATTATTGTGCCGACCTGGCCGTCAAGGCCTTGCGCGCGGCCGCCAGCAGTGTCCATGCCAGGAGGAGGGTTGCGATAGTGCATGATCCGACAGAAGAGCATGGTCCGAAAATCAATGTGAACAACCCGACCTATCGCACCCTGATGGCCAGTGCAAACCCGAATGGCTGTGCTGTGGAGGACAGGCACCTCTTCGCCTGCCTGCTGGCGGTTGCAGACAGCGAAGCGGCCGCGATCCATGCGGCTTTGGGGCTCCCGGCACAAGAATTCGATTTTCTGGTGCGGCGTTTCTTCCCCGCATGCGGGTGGCAGGCGAAGTCATGGAGTGCCGGCGCCCCCCGGCTGCCGGAGATCAACCCTGAGATTCGTGAGCTACTGCAGGAACACGTTACGATGAGCCCCGACCCCGAGGTTGCGGCCTGGTTGGCCGATATTCTTGTCGCCCGCGCTGTGCATCCAGGGCACCTCTGGATCGCCATGGGGTTGTTTGAGCGTCCGCAGCTGAGCGCGGCCATCGGCCGTCACCTGCCGTCTCTGCTGGCGGCCAACGACAAGGGCATGCGTTGGAAACGCTACCTGTTCAAGCAGGTCTGTGATCTGAACGGCGGGGTAATGTGCAAGTCGCCGGTCTGTGGCGACTGCAGTGACTATTCCCTCTGTTTCGACGAATAA
- the nifN gene encoding nitrogenase iron-molybdenum cofactor biosynthesis protein NifN, whose product MAEVTRKRDKPLQVNPVKLSQPMGATLAFSGVDRCMPLMHGAQGCTSFTKVFFTRHFCEPIAIQTTAVTDALAVLDGGGYSIVESVKNICKKTSPSLIGLHTTGLPETRGDDLRGVASKADFPLVYVNTPDYEGGFESGWALTCKALIEQLVAPAATVNDNKLVLLPHVSLTPIEVERIKELIESFGFNVLALPDLSTSLDGHLGEKQTALSSGGISVEEIKALGNAGLVISVGESMRESAKVLLQKNAGMRHHHFSHLQGLEASDSLVELLLAETGFNGVTPKVERWRQRLQDAMLDSHFSLGQTRILVVGEPDQLAGTCRILHDAGGRVTLAVSSVDSPQLEKIWAKRVLVGDLEDAEAAADEYDLIVGNCHCKALAHRLRKGLVLRGFPNWEEVGNPLKNDLLYEGGAYFLYETANVAEEMRGKTV is encoded by the coding sequence ATGGCAGAAGTAACCCGCAAAAGAGACAAGCCGCTGCAGGTGAATCCTGTCAAGCTGAGTCAGCCGATGGGTGCGACCCTGGCGTTTTCCGGTGTCGATCGCTGTATGCCGCTGATGCACGGGGCCCAGGGCTGCACCAGCTTCACCAAGGTCTTCTTTACCCGCCACTTCTGTGAACCGATCGCGATTCAGACCACGGCGGTGACCGACGCACTGGCGGTCCTTGATGGCGGTGGCTACAGCATTGTCGAGTCGGTCAAAAATATCTGTAAAAAGACCAGTCCGAGTTTAATCGGCCTGCATACCACCGGCCTGCCCGAAACCAGGGGGGATGACCTCAGAGGGGTCGCATCAAAAGCCGATTTCCCGCTGGTCTATGTCAATACGCCCGACTACGAGGGCGGCTTCGAGTCGGGCTGGGCATTGACCTGCAAGGCCCTGATCGAACAACTGGTCGCTCCGGCCGCGACGGTCAATGATAACAAGCTGGTGTTGTTGCCCCATGTCAGCCTGACGCCGATCGAGGTCGAGAGAATCAAGGAGCTGATTGAGAGCTTCGGCTTCAACGTATTGGCCCTGCCCGACCTGTCGACCTCCCTCGACGGCCACCTGGGTGAAAAACAGACCGCGCTTTCGAGCGGCGGTATTTCGGTTGAGGAGATCAAGGCCCTGGGGAATGCCGGGCTGGTGATCAGCGTCGGTGAATCTATGCGGGAAAGCGCCAAGGTTCTGCTGCAGAAGAATGCGGGTATGCGGCATCACCACTTTTCGCACCTGCAGGGACTGGAAGCGAGCGACAGCCTGGTCGAACTGCTGCTGGCCGAAACAGGTTTCAATGGTGTCACGCCCAAGGTTGAACGCTGGCGTCAGCGCCTGCAGGATGCGATGCTCGACAGCCATTTCTCCCTCGGCCAGACCCGTATTCTGGTGGTCGGTGAGCCGGACCAACTGGCCGGTACCTGTAGAATTCTTCATGATGCGGGCGGGCGGGTGACTCTGGCTGTTTCGAGTGTCGATTCGCCGCAACTGGAAAAAATATGGGCCAAAAGGGTTCTCGTCGGTGACCTGGAAGATGCCGAGGCGGCGGCTGACGAGTATGACCTGATCGTCGGTAATTGCCATTGCAAGGCCCTGGCACACCGGCTGCGCAAGGGCCTGGTGCTGCGTGGCTTCCCCAACTGGGAGGAGGTCGGCAACCCGCTGAAGAACGATCTGCTCTATGAAGGGGGAGCGTATTTTCTTTATGAGACGGCCAACGTCGCAGAGGAAATGCGCGGAAAAACCGTCTGA
- the nifE gene encoding nitrogenase iron-molybdenum cofactor biosynthesis protein NifE has product MSSKPKIKDLLDESACEYNKTKKQACNAPRPGATTGGCAFEGAQISLFPYADAAHLVHGPITCLGSSWETRATKTTWPGRDLTRMGFTTDVSLNDVIFSGEEKLVKAIDYIMAHYAPTAVFVYSTCVTAMIGDDIDFICRQGAEKHGIPMVPVHAPGFVGSKNLGSRLGGEAALQHLVGTLEPETTTPFDINLIGEYNVTGDMWQYRHLLDKLGIRVLATLSGDGRIKDIRCAHRAKLNVIVCAKSLVSLTRKMHEQYGIPSISLSFYGKRDTSKGLLAIARALGDPGLVARTKKLVAYEEARLEERLKPYRDVFADKKAVLNTGGNKTWSIAAALQDLGLEVVATAVKKATGDDRARAREYLGEKGVLMMNPGVEQARLIDEKGAHLLLAGGRSLYTAIKKGIAFADVNQEKKKSYGGYDGLLNLAEDLKNALENPVFKLVARRAPWQK; this is encoded by the coding sequence GTGTCATCCAAACCCAAAATCAAAGACCTGCTCGATGAGAGCGCCTGCGAGTACAATAAAACGAAGAAGCAGGCCTGCAACGCGCCCAGGCCCGGTGCGACCACCGGCGGCTGTGCCTTCGAGGGGGCACAGATATCCCTCTTTCCCTACGCCGACGCAGCGCACCTGGTCCACGGGCCGATCACCTGCCTCGGTTCATCCTGGGAGACCCGCGCAACGAAAACGACCTGGCCGGGCCGCGACCTGACCCGGATGGGTTTTACCACCGATGTCAGCCTCAATGACGTGATTTTCAGTGGTGAAGAGAAACTGGTCAAAGCGATCGACTACATCATGGCGCATTATGCTCCCACAGCGGTCTTCGTGTATTCGACCTGCGTCACCGCGATGATCGGCGACGACATCGACTTCATCTGCAGGCAGGGTGCAGAGAAGCATGGCATACCGATGGTGCCGGTGCATGCGCCCGGCTTCGTTGGCAGCAAGAACCTCGGCAGTCGTCTCGGCGGTGAAGCGGCGCTGCAGCACCTTGTCGGCACCCTGGAGCCTGAGACCACCACACCTTTTGATATCAACCTGATCGGCGAATACAACGTTACCGGCGACATGTGGCAGTACAGGCACCTGCTCGACAAACTCGGCATCCGGGTGCTTGCGACCCTTTCCGGTGACGGGAGGATCAAGGATATCCGCTGTGCCCACCGCGCGAAGCTGAACGTCATCGTCTGCGCCAAGTCGCTGGTATCGCTGACGCGCAAGATGCACGAGCAGTACGGCATCCCGTCGATCTCCCTCTCCTTTTACGGCAAGCGCGATACGAGCAAGGGACTGTTGGCCATCGCTAGGGCGCTGGGTGATCCAGGGCTGGTCGCGCGCACCAAAAAGCTGGTTGCTTATGAGGAGGCCAGGCTCGAAGAGAGGCTCAAACCCTACCGTGATGTCTTCGCCGACAAGAAAGCGGTTCTCAACACCGGCGGCAACAAGACCTGGTCGATCGCCGCGGCACTGCAGGACCTGGGGCTCGAGGTGGTGGCGACGGCGGTCAAGAAGGCGACCGGGGATGATCGAGCCAGAGCTCGCGAATACCTGGGTGAGAAGGGGGTGTTGATGATGAACCCCGGCGTAGAGCAGGCCCGGCTGATCGATGAGAAGGGTGCTCACCTGCTGTTGGCCGGAGGCCGCTCGCTCTACACCGCGATCAAGAAGGGGATTGCCTTCGCCGATGTCAACCAGGAGAAAAAGAAGAGTTACGGCGGCTACGACGGGCTGCTCAACCTGGCCGAAGATCTGAAGAACGCACTCGAAAACCCGGTCTTCAAGCTGGTCGCGCGGAGGGCACCATGGCAGAAGTAA